The following proteins are encoded in a genomic region of Sebastes fasciatus isolate fSebFas1 chromosome 14, fSebFas1.pri, whole genome shotgun sequence:
- the LOC141782789 gene encoding E3 ubiquitin-protein ligase MARCHF4-like has translation MLRSQGMLKSRCCVLLGDLRVLLLGPPAPQTPLPPLTPMSVQSHETGVAVPDNNNTLTRSHQQQQQAGDRVAPPPAAAAEEATGPPGGERPGWVDAAELSSALRGCSSSSDDCSKSKLEERYSLTSYSESGFRTPLCRICFQGPEYGELLSPCRCNGSVRCTHHPCLIKWISERGSWACELCYYKYQVIAISTKNPLQWQAISLTVIEKVQIAAAILGSLFLMASISWLVWSSFSPSARWQRQDLLFQICYGMYGFMDIVCIALIVHEGPSVFRIFHRWQAVNQQWKVLNYSKSMDCDDLKNNTVDRTLSQPSPGYQTGVGVSTSTSSLMVIASTADGSTSTTSVTAAGGLGTQVDPNSGSAVPDQHCPYNILHLLSHLRQPEARSQPSNSTRELVMRVTTV, from the exons ATGCTGCGCAGCCAGGGCATGCTGAAGAGCCGCTGCTGCGTCCTGCTGGGTGACCTGAGGGTGCTCCTTCTCGGGCCACCTGCACCTCAGACACCGCTGCCTCCTCTGACCCCCATGAGCGTCCAAAGCCATGAAACAGGCGTCGCCGTTCcggacaacaacaacacgttGACGCGgagccaccagcagcagcagcaggcaggagACCGGGTTGCACCaccacctgcagcagcagcagaggaggctaCCGGGCCACCGGGAGGAGAGCGACCTGGCTGGGTGGATGCTGCAGAGCTGTCCTCGGCCCTGCgaggctgcagcagctcctccgaTGACTGCTCAAAGAGCAAGCTGGAGGAGAGGTACTCTCTCACCAGCTACTCGGAAAGTGGCTTCAGGACTCCCTTGTGCAGGATCTGCTTCCAAGGACCAGAATAC GGTGAGCTCCTGAGCCCGTGTCGGTGCAATGGGTCAGTACGCTGCACCCACCATCCCTGCCTCATCAAATGGATCAGCGAGAGAGGTTCCTGGGCCTGTGAGCTCTGCTACTACAAATATCAGGTCATTGCCATCAGCACCAAGAACCCACTGCAG TGGCAGGCCATTTCCTTGACAGTGATAGAGAAAGTGCAGATAGCAGCTGCCATCTTGGGCTCCCTGTTCCTGATGGCCAGTATCTCCTGGCTGGTGTGGTCGTCTTTCAGCCCGTCAGCCCGCTGGCAGCGACAAGATCTGCTTTTCCAGATCTGCTACGGCATGTACGGCTTCATGGATATCGTCTGCATCG CACTAATCGTCCACGAGGGACCTTCTGTGTTTCGTATCTTCCACCGCTGGCAGGCCGTGAACCAGCAGTGGAAGGTACTGAATTATAGTAAGTCTATGGACTGCGATGACCTGAAGAACAACACCGTGGACAGGACTCTGTCTCAGCCCAGCCCAGGTTATCAGACTGGGGTAGGAGTGTCCACCTCCACTTCGTCGCTGATGGTGATAGCCTCCACAGCCGACGGCTCCACTTCTACGACCTCGGTGACGGCCGCAGGAGGACTGGGAACACAAGTGGACCCCAACAGCGGCAGCGCAGTGCCGGACCAACACTGTCCCTACAAcatcctccacctcctcagCCACCTCAGGCAGCCGGAGGCCCGCAGCCAACCCAGCAATAGCACACGAGAGCTGGTCATGAGAGTCACCACGGTCTGA